The Humulus lupulus chromosome 3, drHumLupu1.1, whole genome shotgun sequence genome window below encodes:
- the LOC133823680 gene encoding uncharacterized protein LOC133823680, with the protein MTGLSKLGATLIVVFVVCFMVLIADLVYVIWRRRRFQRRSISTGVSVTSGDSTYSLSSKELLYFFCWTNRSRIEPNEANNNRSSPNNQTLTAPEIDDLLKLQGLYGQSRLLFTIKEEDFEAERPEENKEGTITSTAEADHDDQGFVVSTLTGDADAVSITVDEVTPFSTPCASPPYFTPSPSPSREELKQFYSHENIGRVFLSGDQGREEEVPQFVSLDIIGV; encoded by the coding sequence ATGACCGGCCTTAGCAAGCTCGGAGCTACGCTTATAGTAGTTTTCGTAGTCTGTTTTATGGTTCTCATCGCCGACCTCGTTTACGTCATTTGGCGCCGGCGCCGATTTCAACGACGGAGCATCTCAACCGGAGTGTCAGTTACTTCCGGAGACTCCACCTACTCTCTTTCCTCTAAAGAACTTCTCTACTTCTTCTGCTGGACTAATCGGTCCCGGATTGAGCCCAACGAAGCAAATAATAACCGATCCAGCCCGAACAACCAGACCCTGACGGCGCCTGAGATCGACGACTTGTTAAAGCTTCAAGGACTTTACGGGCAGTCGAGGTTGCTTTTCACTATAAAAGAGGAAGATTTCGAAGCTGAGAGACCAGAGGAGAACAAAGAGGGTACTATTACTTCAACTGCTGAAGCTGATCATGATGACCAGGGTTTTGTGGTGTCAACGTTGACCGGGGACGCAGATGCGGTGAGTATTACGGTGGATGAAGTGACGCCGTTTTCGACTCCTTGTGCTTCGCCTCCGTACTTCACTCCTTCGCCTTCTCCAAGTCGTGAGGAACTAAAACAGTTCTACTCCCATGAAAATATTGGCCGAGTCTTTTTATCTGGTGATCAAGGCAGAGAAGAAGAGGTACCCCAGTTTGTTAGCTTAGATATTATTGGAGTTTGA